One genomic segment of Blattabacterium sp. (Blaberus giganteus) includes these proteins:
- the rplC gene encoding 50S ribosomal protein L3 produces MSGLIGKNMGMTSIFLKNGENVPCTIVKVGPCYIVQIKTVENDGYSSIQLGIDDKKIKKTNRSLFYHFKKVGLTPKKKLLEFRINQGSNFVLGSSININFFKENELVHVKGISKGKGFQGVVKRHNFSGVGERTHGQHNRLRAPGSIGAGSDPSRVFKGKKMAGRMGKKSVTIKNLKILKIDFDHNIMILKGSVPGNKNSYLMIQKKEWN; encoded by the coding sequence ATGTCTGGTTTAATAGGAAAAAATATGGGAATGACTAGTATTTTTCTGAAAAATGGAGAAAACGTTCCATGCACTATTGTGAAAGTAGGCCCTTGTTATATTGTTCAGATAAAAACAGTAGAAAATGATGGTTATTCTTCTATTCAATTAGGAATAGATGATAAGAAAATTAAGAAAACTAATAGGTCTTTATTCTATCATTTTAAAAAAGTTGGATTGACTCCGAAAAAGAAATTGTTAGAATTTAGAATAAATCAGGGTTCTAATTTTGTTTTGGGAAGTTCGATCAATATTAATTTTTTTAAAGAAAATGAATTAGTTCATGTAAAAGGAATTTCTAAAGGAAAAGGTTTTCAAGGTGTAGTTAAAAGACATAATTTTTCAGGAGTAGGAGAAAGAACTCATGGACAACATAATCGTTTAAGAGCTCCAGGTTCAATAGGGGCGGGGTCTGATCCATCTCGTGTTTTCAAAGGGAAAAAAATGGCTGGTAGAATGGGAAAAAAAAGTGTAACTATTAAAAATTTAAAAATATTGAAAATCGATTTTGATCATAATATCATGATTTTAAAAGGTTCAGTTCCAGGAAACAAAAATTCATATTTAATGATTCAAAAAAAAGAATGGAATTAA
- the rpsJ gene encoding 30S ribosomal protein S10: protein MGHDIKIKLKSYDYNLLDKSAERIVNSVLPTGVVLNGPVPLPTEKKIFTVLRSPHVNKKSREQFFLPTHKRLLQIHNASSKTVDALMKLELPSGVEAEIKV, encoded by the coding sequence ATGGGTCATGATATAAAAATTAAATTAAAATCTTATGATTATAATTTATTAGACAAATCGGCCGAAAGAATTGTAAATTCTGTGCTTCCCACAGGAGTTGTATTGAACGGACCAGTTCCTTTACCTACTGAAAAAAAAATATTTACGGTGTTACGATCTCCTCATGTAAATAAAAAGTCTCGTGAACAATTTTTTCTTCCTACACATAAAAGACTTTTACAAATTCATAATGCTTCATCTAAAACAGTAGATGCACTAATGAAATTGGAATTACCAAGCGGAGTGGAAGCAGAGATAAAAGTGTGA
- the fusA gene encoding elongation factor G, whose product MEKDLKYTRNIGIAAHIDAGKTTTTERILFYTGINHKIGEVHDGAATMDWMKQEQERGITITSAATCCEWVYNNKKYQINIIDTPGHVDFTVEVERSMRILDGMVVLFSAVDGVEPQSETVWRQADKYAIPRIAFVNKMDRQGADFFNVCSQIQKILGAHPIPLQIPIGIGDNFQGVVDLITNQAIIWDDKDYGMTYQKIPIPDNMKNMAYNFHNKLIETLSEYDDDIMEKFLYGNFSSISQEDIILSLRENTIKMKVIPILCGSSFKNKGVQAMLDAICKYLPSPLEVKDIVGINPITQKKEKRKPNENEPFSALAFKIASDPFVGRLAFFRVYSGKIESGSYSFNARSGNKERISRIYQMHANKQNPVDKIGAGDIAAVVGFKDIKTGDTLCDEKYPILLEKILFPEPVIGLAIEPKYKSDIDKMSLALSKLMEEDPTFQVRTDNYTGQTIISGMGELHLEVIVDRMKREFKVEVNQGKPQVEYKEALTDLVEHREIYKKQTGGRGKYADILFRLEPGNIGKSGLVFINKIKGGNIPKEYISSIEKGFREMMKNGPLSGYEIDSAKVTILDGSYHSVDSDQLSFEIASKLGFREAAKKAKPVLLEPIMKLEVLIPEESLGDIIGDLNRRRGIVQNMNSKKNIKVIQALIPLSEMFGYVTVLRTLSSGRGTSVMEFSHYEIVPENVINNIENKNRNKK is encoded by the coding sequence ATGGAAAAAGATTTGAAGTATACAAGAAATATAGGAATTGCAGCACATATTGATGCAGGAAAGACTACTACTACAGAAAGAATTTTATTTTACACAGGTATTAATCATAAAATTGGAGAAGTTCATGATGGGGCAGCAACTATGGATTGGATGAAACAAGAACAAGAACGTGGAATTACTATTACTTCTGCTGCTACATGTTGTGAATGGGTATACAATAATAAAAAATATCAAATTAATATTATAGATACTCCAGGGCATGTAGATTTTACTGTAGAAGTAGAAAGATCTATGAGAATTTTGGATGGAATGGTTGTTTTATTTAGTGCAGTAGATGGAGTAGAACCTCAATCTGAAACAGTATGGAGACAAGCAGATAAATATGCAATTCCTAGAATTGCTTTTGTAAATAAGATGGATCGTCAGGGTGCCGATTTTTTTAATGTTTGTTCTCAAATACAAAAAATTTTAGGCGCTCATCCAATTCCTCTGCAAATACCTATTGGTATTGGAGATAATTTTCAAGGAGTTGTCGATTTAATCACTAATCAGGCTATTATATGGGATGATAAAGATTATGGAATGACATATCAAAAAATTCCTATTCCGGATAATATGAAAAATATGGCTTATAATTTTCATAATAAACTTATTGAAACGTTATCTGAATATGACGATGATATCATGGAAAAATTTTTGTATGGAAATTTTTCCTCTATATCACAAGAAGATATTATTCTCTCTTTGCGAGAAAATACAATAAAAATGAAAGTAATTCCTATTTTATGCGGTTCATCTTTTAAAAATAAAGGAGTTCAAGCTATGTTGGATGCTATATGTAAATATTTACCTTCTCCTCTTGAGGTTAAAGATATAGTTGGGATCAATCCTATAACCCAAAAAAAAGAAAAAAGAAAACCTAACGAAAATGAACCTTTTTCTGCTTTAGCTTTTAAAATAGCAAGTGATCCTTTTGTTGGTCGTTTAGCTTTTTTTAGAGTTTATTCTGGTAAAATAGAATCAGGTTCTTATAGTTTTAATGCTAGATCTGGAAATAAAGAACGTATTTCTAGAATATATCAAATGCATGCAAATAAACAAAATCCGGTAGATAAAATTGGAGCTGGAGATATAGCGGCTGTGGTCGGTTTTAAAGATATTAAAACAGGTGATACTTTGTGTGATGAAAAATATCCAATATTATTGGAAAAAATATTGTTTCCTGAACCAGTAATAGGTTTAGCAATTGAACCTAAATATAAATCGGATATAGATAAAATGAGTTTAGCTTTATCAAAATTAATGGAAGAAGATCCTACTTTTCAGGTAAGAACAGATAATTATACAGGTCAAACTATTATTTCAGGGATGGGAGAACTTCATTTAGAAGTAATTGTTGACAGAATGAAGCGAGAATTTAAAGTTGAAGTTAATCAAGGGAAACCTCAAGTAGAATATAAAGAAGCTTTAACAGATTTAGTAGAGCATAGAGAAATTTATAAAAAACAAACAGGAGGTAGAGGTAAATATGCGGATATATTATTCAGATTAGAACCCGGGAACATAGGTAAATCTGGTTTAGTTTTTATTAATAAAATAAAAGGAGGAAATATTCCAAAAGAATATATTTCTTCTATAGAAAAAGGATTTAGAGAAATGATGAAAAATGGACCTTTATCTGGATATGAAATAGATAGTGCTAAAGTTACTATATTAGATGGTTCTTATCATTCTGTTGATTCTGATCAACTATCTTTTGAGATAGCAAGTAAATTAGGTTTTAGAGAAGCAGCTAAAAAAGCTAAACCTGTTTTGTTAGAACCAATTATGAAATTAGAAGTTTTAATTCCAGAAGAAAGTCTGGGAGATATAATAGGAGACTTAAATCGTAGAAGAGGAATTGTACAAAATATGAATAGCAAAAAGAATATAAAAGTAATTCAAGCTTTAATCCCTTTATCAGAAATGTTTGGATATGTTACAGTATTGCGAACACTTTCTTCTGGTAGAGGAACCTCTGTTATGGAATTTTCTCATTATGAAATAGTTCCTGAAAATGTAATAAACAATATAGAAAATAAAAATAGAAATAAAAAATAA
- the rpsG gene encoding 30S ribosomal protein S7, translated as MRKVKKKEKLYFPDPKFQDPLVTRFVNHLMKNGKKNIAYNIFYNAMEKIDVIKEKEEKSALEIWKEGLKNVMPHVEVRSRRMGGSNIQVPVPITSNSKITKAMKLLISCASIRNEKTMAHKLAYETWDAFQEQGEAVKRKENIHKMAEANKAFSHFRF; from the coding sequence ATGAGAAAAGTAAAAAAAAAAGAAAAATTATATTTTCCTGATCCTAAATTTCAGGATCCTTTAGTGACGCGTTTTGTTAATCATTTAATGAAAAATGGAAAGAAAAATATAGCTTATAATATATTTTATAATGCTATGGAAAAAATAGATGTTATTAAAGAAAAAGAAGAAAAATCTGCGTTGGAAATATGGAAAGAAGGATTGAAAAATGTAATGCCTCATGTAGAAGTTAGAAGTCGTCGTATGGGAGGATCTAACATTCAAGTTCCTGTTCCTATTACATCTAATAGTAAAATAACAAAAGCAATGAAATTGTTAATATCTTGTGCTTCTATTAGAAATGAAAAAACAATGGCTCATAAATTAGCATATGAAACATGGGATGCTTTCCAAGAACAAGGAGAAGCTGTAAAAAGAAAAGAAAATATTCATAAAATGGCAGAAGCTAATAAAGCTTTTTCCCATTTTAGATTTTAG
- the rpsL gene encoding 30S ribosomal protein S12, which translates to MPTIQQLIRKGRTSVSKKRKSVALEFCPQKRGVCTRVYTTTPKKPNSAMRKVARVRFTNGREVISYITGEGHNLQEHSIVLVKGGRVKDLPGVKYKIVRGARDTAGVHGRKKSRSKYGAKVDKKG; encoded by the coding sequence ATGCCTACTATACAACAATTAATTAGAAAAGGACGAACTTCTGTTTCTAAAAAACGAAAATCTGTAGCTTTGGAGTTTTGTCCTCAAAAAAGAGGTGTATGTACTAGAGTTTATACAACTACACCAAAAAAACCCAATTCTGCAATGCGGAAAGTAGCTCGTGTTCGTTTTACGAATGGAAGAGAAGTTATTAGTTATATAACAGGAGAAGGACACAATCTTCAGGAGCATTCAATTGTATTAGTTAAAGGAGGTAGAGTAAAGGATTTACCAGGAGTAAAATATAAAATAGTACGGGGAGCTAGAGATACGGCTGGAGTTCACGGAAGAAAAAAAAGCAGAAGCAAATATGGAGCTAAAGTAGATAAAAAAGGTTAA
- the map gene encoding type I methionyl aminopeptidase, with protein MVKTIEEITLIKKSAFLASKTLGMLAKEVKPGVNTLYLDKLAENFIRDHGGQPAFLGLYDFPNTLCVSPNHQIVHGIPNQNPLCNGDILSIDCGVYMNGFYGEHAYTFEVGKVSYDTKKFLDCSKKSLYIGISNCKYGNRIGDIGYSIQSYVEKSGYNVVKDLVGHGLGKNMHEDPKIPNYGKKGKGIKLKEGLVLSIEPMVNMGSSEIVFHKDGWTITTLDNKISSHYEHNIAIVDGYPCLLSTFSYIYNELNIKSLEEDFFQNKRINIDNP; from the coding sequence ATGGTGAAAACTATTGAAGAAATAACATTAATCAAAAAGAGTGCTTTTTTAGCATCCAAGACATTAGGAATGTTAGCTAAAGAAGTAAAACCAGGAGTAAATACTCTTTATTTGGATAAACTTGCAGAAAATTTTATTCGTGATCATGGTGGTCAACCAGCTTTTCTAGGATTATATGATTTTCCAAATACTTTGTGCGTTTCTCCAAATCATCAAATTGTACATGGTATTCCTAATCAAAATCCATTATGTAATGGAGATATCTTATCTATAGATTGTGGAGTTTATATGAATGGATTTTATGGGGAACATGCTTACACTTTTGAAGTTGGAAAAGTATCTTATGATACAAAAAAATTTTTGGATTGTTCTAAAAAATCTCTTTACATTGGAATATCTAATTGTAAATATGGAAATAGAATTGGAGATATAGGTTATTCTATACAATCTTATGTTGAAAAAAGTGGTTATAATGTAGTAAAAGATCTTGTGGGACACGGACTTGGGAAAAATATGCATGAAGATCCTAAAATTCCAAATTATGGAAAAAAAGGAAAAGGGATTAAATTAAAAGAAGGATTAGTTCTTTCTATAGAACCAATGGTGAATATGGGTTCATCTGAAATTGTTTTTCATAAAGATGGGTGGACGATAACTACCTTAGATAATAAAATTTCATCTCATTATGAACATAACATTGCTATTGTAGATGGATATCCTTGTTTACTCTCGACTTTTAGTTATATTTACAACGAACTTAATATTAAATCATTAGAAGAAGATTTTTTTCAAAATAAAAGAATTAATATTGATAATCCTTAA
- the gpmI gene encoding 2,3-bisphosphoglycerate-independent phosphoglycerate mutase: protein MKKLMLIILDGWGLSSYKNYYSSAIEQASTPFIDYCSTNFPYSKLKASGCDVGLPKGQMGNSEVGHINLGSGQKVIQSLERINVSIKNNSFIKKIDIFFKEISLLNKRVHFIGLLSDGGVHSHMNHLFYFLKIAHEKRIKNVFIHIFTDGRDSSPKKSIFYIKELLNVTKRYVGKLSSIIGRYYSMDRDHKWERTKKAYDAMVHSKGIYTKNIFSSIENFYNNGITDEFISPLIIVDENEIPISRIKDGDVVLCFNFRSDRSRQITELLTGNNIPFSGMKKLSLYYYITMTCFNPIYKGVHVLFEKKYLSDTLGEVLEREGKQQIRIAETEKYPHVTFFFSGGRETPFDREIRILCESPKISTYDLKPEMSAENIVKKIIPELKRKQSDFICLNFANPDMVGHTGKMKETIKACEFVDKCVKSCSEEAMSNSYTVIIVGDHGNADYMINQDGTPHTAHTTSSVPFILLDRNIKKQNIFLKKEGILSDVAPTILKIMKLPIPKTMSGISLL, encoded by the coding sequence ATGAAAAAATTAATGTTAATAATTTTAGATGGATGGGGTTTATCTTCTTATAAAAATTATTATTCTTCTGCAATAGAACAAGCTTCAACTCCATTTATTGATTATTGTTCTACTAATTTTCCTTATAGTAAATTAAAAGCATCAGGATGTGATGTTGGATTACCTAAAGGACAAATGGGAAATTCTGAAGTAGGTCATATCAATTTAGGATCCGGACAAAAGGTCATTCAGAGTTTAGAAAGAATTAATGTATCTATAAAAAACAATTCATTTATAAAAAAAATCGATATTTTTTTTAAAGAAATTTCTCTTCTTAACAAAAGAGTTCATTTTATTGGATTATTATCTGATGGGGGAGTTCACTCGCATATGAATCATCTTTTTTATTTTCTTAAAATTGCACATGAAAAAAGAATAAAAAATGTTTTTATACATATTTTTACAGATGGAAGAGATTCTTCTCCAAAGAAGAGTATTTTTTATATAAAAGAACTTTTAAATGTCACTAAACGATATGTTGGAAAATTGTCTTCTATTATTGGAAGATATTATTCAATGGATCGTGATCATAAATGGGAAAGAACTAAAAAAGCATATGATGCAATGGTTCATTCTAAAGGAATATATACTAAAAATATTTTTTCTTCCATAGAAAATTTTTACAATAATGGAATCACAGATGAATTTATATCACCTTTAATAATTGTTGATGAAAATGAAATTCCTATTTCAAGAATAAAGGATGGAGATGTCGTTCTTTGTTTTAATTTTCGTTCTGATCGTTCTAGACAAATTACAGAGTTATTGACAGGAAATAATATTCCTTTTTCAGGAATGAAAAAATTAAGTTTGTATTATTACATAACTATGACTTGTTTTAATCCTATATATAAAGGAGTTCATGTTCTTTTTGAGAAAAAATATTTGTCAGATACTTTAGGAGAAGTTTTAGAAAGAGAAGGAAAACAACAAATACGTATAGCTGAAACAGAAAAATATCCACATGTTACTTTTTTTTTCTCTGGAGGGAGAGAAACTCCTTTTGATAGGGAAATAAGGATTTTGTGTGAATCTCCCAAAATTTCTACTTATGATTTAAAACCTGAAATGAGTGCAGAAAATATTGTTAAAAAAATTATTCCGGAATTAAAAAGAAAACAATCAGATTTTATCTGTCTTAATTTTGCTAATCCAGATATGGTTGGGCATACTGGTAAAATGAAAGAAACAATAAAAGCATGTGAATTTGTTGATAAATGTGTTAAATCTTGTTCTGAAGAAGCTATGAGTAATTCATATACAGTTATTATAGTGGGGGATCATGGAAATGCAGATTATATGATAAATCAAGATGGAACTCCTCATACAGCACATACTACTTCTTCAGTTCCCTTTATTCTTTTAGATAGAAATATAAAAAAACAAAATATTTTTTTAAAAAAAGAGGGAATTTTATCAGATGTAGCACCTACTATTTTGAAAATAATGAAATTACCTATTCCTAAAACTATGAGTGGAATTTCACTTCTATAA
- the tsf gene encoding translation elongation factor Ts — translation MKVSLEKINKLRKLTGIGIMDCKKALIHSNGNIDDAIRILRKKGEKIAINRSSYHMKDGALISSVNSNYSCGTIIGISCETDFLSKSYEFLDFLSILSKQSLLFNNKVDFLYSPYNEYKSIQEMIETQMGVVGEKLELKIFEKIDSPFVMNYTHYTKKIAVLVSFSYKINESIAKNIAMHIAAMNPVAINEKEIPVSLMNEEIEMIQDQIDKNNKFDSIKKKMIQGKIKKFVLENTLLNQKFIKNTKITVQKYLDKYDKNLKINLFKRVRI, via the coding sequence ATGAAAGTTTCCTTAGAAAAAATTAATAAACTTAGAAAACTCACGGGAATTGGAATTATGGATTGTAAAAAAGCGTTGATTCATTCTAATGGTAACATTGATGATGCTATTCGTATTTTACGAAAAAAAGGAGAAAAAATAGCAATTAATCGTTCCTCATATCATATGAAGGATGGTGCTTTAATTTCTTCTGTGAATTCAAATTATTCTTGTGGTACAATTATAGGAATTAGTTGTGAAACTGATTTTTTATCTAAAAGTTATGAATTTTTAGATTTTTTATCTATACTTTCAAAACAATCATTATTATTTAATAATAAAGTTGATTTTCTATACAGTCCATATAATGAATACAAAAGTATTCAAGAGATGATTGAAACTCAAATGGGAGTGGTAGGTGAAAAATTAGAATTAAAAATTTTTGAAAAAATAGATTCTCCATTTGTGATGAATTATACTCACTATACCAAAAAAATAGCTGTATTAGTTAGTTTTTCTTATAAAATAAACGAATCTATTGCTAAAAATATAGCGATGCATATAGCTGCTATGAATCCTGTGGCTATTAATGAAAAAGAAATTCCCGTATCATTAATGAATGAAGAAATCGAAATGATTCAAGATCAAATTGATAAAAATAATAAATTTGATTCCATAAAAAAGAAAATGATTCAAGGAAAAATTAAAAAATTTGTGTTGGAAAATACTCTTTTAAACCAAAAATTTATAAAAAATACTAAAATAACTGTTCAAAAATATTTAGATAAATATGATAAAAATTTAAAAATAAATCTTTTTAAAAGAGTAAGAATTTAA
- the rpsB gene encoding 30S ribosomal protein S2, whose translation MKINTQDLLKAGVHFGHIARKWNPNMRSFIFMKKGGIHIIDLSKTISKLEEACNGLKKIATNGKKILLVGTKAQAKEKVFFYAKSVNMPCITERWLGGLLTNFTTIRKSVKKMNNIEKMKKNGTFDTLSKKERILIDRLYAKLYKNLGSISNMNHIPGGIFLVDPNKEKIALTEAKKLKIPVFAMVDTNTDPNDIQYPIPSNDDSSKSIDIILKFVSEAIQHGISINKNERENKDFINKKL comes from the coding sequence ATGAAAATCAATACTCAAGATTTATTAAAAGCAGGTGTTCATTTTGGGCATATTGCACGAAAATGGAACCCTAATATGCGTTCTTTTATTTTTATGAAAAAAGGAGGCATTCATATTATAGATTTATCAAAAACAATTTCAAAATTAGAGGAAGCTTGTAATGGTTTAAAAAAAATAGCTACGAATGGAAAAAAAATATTATTAGTAGGAACAAAAGCTCAAGCTAAAGAAAAAGTTTTTTTTTATGCAAAAAGTGTAAACATGCCTTGTATAACAGAAAGATGGTTAGGAGGATTGCTTACTAATTTTACAACAATTCGTAAGTCTGTTAAAAAAATGAATAACATAGAAAAAATGAAAAAAAATGGGACTTTCGATACTTTATCTAAAAAAGAAAGAATATTAATTGATCGACTGTACGCAAAATTATATAAAAATTTAGGAAGTATTTCAAATATGAATCATATACCAGGTGGTATTTTTTTGGTAGATCCAAATAAAGAAAAAATTGCTTTAACTGAAGCCAAAAAATTAAAAATACCTGTTTTTGCAATGGTAGATACCAATACAGATCCTAATGACATTCAATATCCTATTCCTTCTAATGATGATTCCTCTAAGTCTATAGATATTATTCTAAAGTTTGTATCAGAAGCCATTCAACATGGTATTTCTATTAATAAAAATGAACGTGAAAATAAAGATTTTATAAATAAAAAATTATGA
- the rpsI gene encoding 30S ribosomal protein S9: MIHTIGRRKRSLARIYLKTGNGSIIVNSMELNQYFPKYLHHKILYPIEIIKKLSQFDINIKVFGGGFNGQAEAIRLAISRALCQVDEKNRKKLKSEGLLTRDSREVERKKFGQKKARKKYQFSKR; this comes from the coding sequence ATGATACATACTATAGGTAGAAGAAAAAGATCTCTTGCCCGTATATATTTGAAAACAGGAAATGGATCAATAATTGTTAATTCAATGGAATTGAATCAATATTTTCCAAAATATCTTCATCATAAGATTTTGTATCCCATTGAAATAATAAAAAAATTAAGTCAATTTGATATAAATATAAAAGTTTTTGGAGGCGGATTTAATGGTCAAGCGGAAGCAATTCGTCTTGCTATATCTCGTGCACTTTGTCAAGTTGATGAAAAAAATAGAAAAAAATTGAAATCTGAAGGATTGTTAACTAGAGATTCTAGAGAAGTAGAAAGAAAAAAATTTGGTCAAAAAAAAGCTAGAAAAAAGTATCAATTTTCAAAACGTTAA
- the rplM gene encoding 50S ribosomal protein L13: MDHLSLKTNSAKKNSIVKYWIIIDAANQILGRLSTKISHIIMGKHKPFFSPHINCGDHVIVINSNQIKLSGKKWNNKKYIYYTGYPGGKKIISIKNLFDKDSRNIIYKSVKGMLPKNRLGRLIFKNLHVYPKSEHQHKAQKPILLKLEKL; this comes from the coding sequence ATGGATCATTTGAGTTTAAAAACGAATTCAGCTAAAAAAAATTCAATAGTAAAATATTGGATCATAATAGATGCTGCTAATCAAATTTTGGGAAGATTGTCTACTAAAATTTCTCATATTATAATGGGGAAACATAAACCTTTTTTTTCACCACATATAAATTGTGGAGATCATGTTATTGTTATTAATTCAAATCAAATTAAACTTTCTGGGAAAAAATGGAATAATAAAAAATATATTTATTATACCGGTTATCCAGGTGGAAAAAAAATTATTTCAATTAAAAATTTGTTTGATAAAGATTCAAGAAATATAATATATAAATCAGTTAAAGGCATGTTACCTAAAAATCGTTTAGGACGTTTAATATTTAAAAATTTACATGTATATCCAAAATCTGAACATCAACACAAAGCTCAAAAACCTATTTTATTGAAATTAGAAAAATTATGA
- the dnaK gene encoding molecular chaperone DnaK, with amino-acid sequence MSKIIGIDLGTTNSCVSVMEINDPVVIPNSEGKRTTPSIVAFVEGGERKIGDPAKRQAVTNPKKTIFSIKRFMGRMYSEVSEELKHIPYKVIKGGNNTPRVDIEKRLYAPQEISAMILQKMKKTAEDYLGEEVNRAVITVPAYFNDAQRQATKEAGEIAGLKVERIINEPTAAALAYGLDKNNQNKKIVVYDLGGGTFDVSILELGDGVFEVLSTNGDTHLGGDDFDQVIINYLANEFISKERLDLRKDPMALQRLKEASEKAKIELSSSNQTEVNLPYITATESGPKHLVLTLTRSKFEQLSEKLIQRSINPCSKALKDANLTTKDIDEVILVGGSTRIPKVQEEVEKFFDKKPSKGVNPDEVVAIGAAIQGGVLTGDVQNVLLLDVTPLSLGIETLGGVFTKLIESNTTIPTKKSEIFSTASDNQSAVTIRVGQGERPMFNDNKEIGRFDLVDIPPAPRGIPQIEVTFDIDANGILHVSAKNKGTGKEQSIRIETSSGLNQEEIEKMKKEAKENAQKDDKIKEEIEKLNAADNQIFQSEKQLKDYGNKLSENNKKNIEDTLEKLKIAHSKKDFTSIDDSMKKLNEAWTNASQDIYNTKNTNKNNQSNQKEDEEKSSKGNENVQDVDYEEVK; translated from the coding sequence ATGAGTAAAATTATAGGTATAGATCTGGGAACAACAAATTCTTGCGTTTCTGTTATGGAAATCAATGATCCGGTTGTCATTCCTAATTCAGAAGGAAAAAGAACTACTCCATCTATTGTAGCTTTTGTAGAAGGAGGAGAAAGAAAAATAGGAGATCCTGCTAAAAGACAAGCGGTAACTAATCCAAAAAAAACCATTTTTTCCATAAAAAGATTTATGGGAAGAATGTACTCAGAAGTTTCTGAGGAATTAAAACATATCCCTTATAAAGTTATAAAAGGAGGAAACAACACCCCCAGAGTTGATATAGAAAAAAGACTATATGCTCCACAGGAAATATCTGCTATGATTTTACAAAAAATGAAAAAAACAGCAGAAGATTATCTTGGAGAAGAAGTAAATAGAGCTGTAATTACAGTTCCTGCTTACTTTAACGATGCACAAAGACAAGCAACTAAAGAAGCTGGAGAAATAGCAGGATTAAAAGTAGAAAGAATTATAAATGAACCTACTGCAGCAGCTTTAGCTTATGGTTTAGATAAGAATAATCAAAATAAAAAAATAGTTGTATACGATTTAGGAGGAGGAACATTTGATGTTTCTATCCTAGAATTAGGAGATGGAGTCTTCGAAGTTTTGTCTACTAATGGAGATACTCATCTAGGTGGAGATGATTTTGATCAAGTTATCATTAATTATTTAGCAAATGAATTTATATCTAAAGAAAGATTAGATCTTAGAAAAGATCCAATGGCTTTACAACGTTTGAAAGAAGCATCTGAAAAAGCTAAAATAGAATTATCTTCTTCAAATCAAACAGAAGTGAATCTACCTTATATTACAGCAACAGAATCAGGTCCTAAACATTTAGTTTTAACTTTAACTCGATCAAAATTTGAACAATTATCAGAAAAATTAATACAACGTTCTATAAATCCTTGCTCTAAAGCATTAAAAGATGCAAATTTAACAACTAAAGATATAGATGAGGTCATTTTGGTAGGAGGATCTACTCGTATACCAAAAGTGCAAGAAGAGGTAGAAAAATTCTTTGATAAAAAACCATCTAAAGGAGTTAATCCTGATGAAGTTGTAGCTATTGGAGCCGCTATACAAGGAGGAGTATTAACGGGCGATGTACAAAATGTATTGTTATTAGATGTTACTCCTTTGTCTTTAGGAATTGAAACTTTAGGTGGAGTTTTCACTAAACTTATTGAATCTAATACTACAATCCCTACTAAAAAATCAGAAATTTTTTCTACAGCGTCTGATAATCAATCAGCAGTAACTATACGTGTAGGACAAGGAGAAAGACCTATGTTCAATGATAATAAGGAAATAGGTAGATTTGATTTAGTAGATATTCCTCCAGCACCTAGAGGAATTCCTCAAATTGAGGTAACTTTTGACATAGATGCTAATGGAATACTTCATGTTTCTGCAAAAAATAAAGGAACAGGAAAAGAACAATCTATCCGTATAGAAACTTCTTCTGGTTTGAACCAAGAAGAAATAGAGAAAATGAAAAAGGAAGCAAAAGAAAATGCCCAAAAAGATGATAAAATAAAAGAAGAAATCGAAAAATTAAATGCGGCAGATAATCAAATATTTCAGTCTGAAAAACAATTAAAAGATTATGGGAACAAATTATCTGAAAATAACAAAAAAAATATAGAAGATACTTTAGAAAAATTAAAAATAGCTCATTCCAAAAAAGATTTTACCTCTATAGACGATTCCATGAAAAAATTAAACGAAGCTTGGACCAATGCATCTCAAGATATTTATAACACAAAAAACACAAATAAAAACAATCAATCAAACCAAAAAGAAGATGAAGAAAAAAGTAGCAAAGGAAATGAAAATGTACAAGATGTCGATTATGAAGAAGTAAAATAA